Proteins encoded together in one Marinobacter salsuginis window:
- a CDS encoding sensor domain-containing phosphodiesterase → MDSSTLEKRRLTALERLGILDTPPEDRFERLTRIARQYYGVKTALFSVLDANRQWFKSRQGLDVSETPRPVAFCDYAIQQDKAFIVCDATKDPRFSQNPLVTGHPNIRFYAGMPVREPTGFKIGTICIIDDQPRDFGELDLDILRNLATMIEDELERTYLSIENHEFVEVSHLNRSIQRALNVFLTSDNQNAAFEQMLNDLLSLTGSQFGFIGETLSKENGVPYLKIGAITNIAWNPKTQALYQQVERRGLVFDRLDTLIALPMTSGEVVISSDVATDPRRGGLPQGHPDIDAYIGIPVFSGDQQVGLVGLANRLGGYKVKLAEELEPLLQTLGNLIERKRLHHEKQQHQKRLEKAANYDALTDLPNRRKLTEIFTQELHEANLREGTVALCFIDLDGFKGINDQHGHAVGDAVLKIISERLKATVRQHDAIGRLGGDEFVAILRDVEDSTVYNRILEVVRRPISYQNSVMKLSASMGVTVYPDDAEDPDTLLRHADQAMYAAKDAGKDSYSLFDLASHYTRKERVRVLEQVDEALAKKQFELYYQPKINYRTGSVEGFEALIRWNHPEEGLLSPARFLEHLEFTEYARQVGLFVMESAVGVICEFMNLGLPYTVSINLSPSHFLSEHFPDDITGTMNECPHEVRDRLIIEILETTALDDTTTVMKNLSVCRNAGLGISLDDFGTGYSSLNYFRTLPAQEVKIDRTFVGDLIGNQDNSMIVEAILRLSQSFQRRTVAEGVETAEQEERLLSLGCDVGQGYRYSPPLPLAEALEWANTFTWARYRSGQN, encoded by the coding sequence ATGGATAGCAGTACCCTGGAAAAACGACGGCTCACCGCCCTTGAGCGTTTGGGCATTCTCGATACGCCCCCGGAAGACCGTTTTGAAAGGCTTACCCGGATTGCCCGCCAGTACTATGGTGTAAAAACGGCGCTTTTTTCGGTGCTTGATGCCAACCGTCAATGGTTCAAGTCGCGTCAGGGCCTTGATGTCAGCGAGACCCCCCGCCCTGTTGCTTTCTGTGATTATGCCATTCAGCAGGACAAGGCGTTTATCGTCTGCGACGCTACAAAGGACCCTCGCTTTTCACAGAACCCACTGGTTACAGGACATCCCAACATCCGCTTCTATGCCGGCATGCCGGTACGTGAGCCGACCGGTTTCAAAATTGGCACCATTTGCATCATCGACGATCAGCCCCGTGATTTCGGGGAGCTGGATCTGGACATCCTCCGAAACCTTGCCACGATGATCGAGGACGAGCTCGAGCGAACGTACCTGTCGATCGAGAACCATGAATTCGTGGAAGTGTCTCACCTGAACCGATCGATCCAGCGAGCTTTGAATGTCTTTCTGACCAGTGACAACCAGAATGCGGCCTTCGAGCAGATGCTCAACGATCTCCTGTCGCTCACCGGCAGCCAGTTCGGGTTTATTGGCGAAACCCTGTCAAAAGAGAATGGCGTCCCTTATCTGAAAATCGGAGCGATCACCAATATTGCCTGGAACCCCAAAACCCAGGCGTTGTATCAACAGGTCGAACGACGGGGGCTTGTGTTCGATCGCCTGGACACCCTGATTGCACTTCCCATGACCTCGGGGGAGGTGGTCATTTCCAGCGATGTCGCGACCGACCCTCGCCGCGGCGGGCTCCCTCAGGGGCACCCAGATATTGATGCCTATATCGGTATTCCGGTGTTTTCCGGAGATCAACAAGTTGGACTGGTGGGGCTGGCGAACCGTCTCGGCGGATACAAAGTAAAACTGGCCGAAGAGCTCGAGCCTTTGCTGCAAACCCTCGGCAACCTGATCGAGCGCAAAAGGTTGCACCATGAGAAGCAGCAACACCAGAAACGCCTTGAAAAAGCGGCGAACTACGATGCCCTCACCGATTTGCCCAACCGCCGGAAACTCACTGAGATTTTCACCCAGGAGCTGCACGAGGCGAACCTGCGAGAAGGCACAGTTGCCCTCTGTTTTATCGATCTGGATGGCTTCAAAGGCATCAACGACCAACATGGCCACGCAGTTGGTGATGCAGTCCTGAAAATCATCTCCGAACGCCTGAAAGCAACTGTGAGGCAACATGACGCCATCGGTCGTCTCGGGGGAGACGAATTTGTCGCCATACTCCGGGATGTGGAGGATTCGACGGTCTACAACCGCATTCTGGAAGTTGTACGCCGCCCGATCAGTTACCAGAATTCTGTCATGAAACTGTCGGCCAGCATGGGTGTGACCGTTTATCCTGACGACGCCGAGGATCCGGATACACTGCTCCGGCATGCCGACCAAGCGATGTATGCGGCAAAAGATGCGGGCAAAGACAGCTACAGCCTGTTTGACCTCGCCTCCCACTATACCCGGAAAGAGCGTGTCCGCGTTCTCGAGCAGGTTGACGAGGCACTGGCGAAAAAGCAGTTCGAGCTCTACTACCAACCCAAGATCAACTACCGCACCGGATCGGTAGAGGGTTTTGAGGCACTGATCCGTTGGAACCACCCGGAGGAGGGGCTTCTGTCGCCGGCCCGATTCCTGGAGCACCTTGAATTCACCGAATACGCCAGACAGGTTGGCCTGTTCGTGATGGAAAGCGCAGTCGGCGTGATCTGCGAATTCATGAACCTGGGGTTGCCGTATACCGTCAGCATCAACCTGAGCCCCTCCCACTTCCTGAGCGAACACTTCCCGGATGACATCACCGGCACCATGAACGAATGCCCTCACGAGGTGCGGGACCGGCTGATCATAGAAATCCTTGAAACCACTGCCCTGGACGACACCACCACGGTCATGAAAAACCTCAGTGTTTGCCGCAATGCCGGACTGGGCATTTCCCTGGACGATTTCGGCACCGGTTACTCATCATTGAACTATTTCCGGACGTTGCCGGCCCAGGAAGTGAAAATAGATCGAACCTTCGTGGGAGATCTGATCGGGAACCAGGATAACTCGATGATCGTAGAAGCGATTTTGCGCCTGTCCCAGAGTTTTCAGAGGCGTACTGTGGCAGAAGGGGTAGAAACGGCCGAACAGGAGGAGCGTCTACTGTCTCTTGGCTGCGATGTTGGCCAGGGTTATCGTTACAGCCCACCGCTTCCACTTGCAGAAGCGCTCGAATGGGCCAACACTTTCACTTGGGCCCGTTATCGTTCGGGCCAGAACTAG
- a CDS encoding methyl-accepting chemotaxis protein gives MRRNLPVTDNEKTFSPNQKLISSTDLKGKIRHCNSAFVEVSGFSRDELIGQPHNIVRHPDMPPAAYENMWAHLKAGQPWMGLVKNRCKNGDFYWVSAYVTPVTENGKVVGYESVRSCPDRKDVERAEKLYAALRAGRTGTPFWRRVQPPTIFLALVFIVTGALFLADQKMLSELVLAGGVIAYAGWMHLARKQLMGSVTRLLAHSFTDDLAARSYTDDDLPLGRIKVAVKAQQAHLDAVLTRLEDSADEMRLYSVKGREVSFEAQEALKQQQAETEQVAAAVHEMSHTIAEVSSNVQSTAERADGAKEFANEGRSVVRGTREAIESLKGSVHGISASVGELAQQTQQIASAAKIIEEIAEQTNLLALNAAIEAARAGEHGRGFAVVAEEVRGLASRTRNSTSEIHGIVSELIARSEEANQKADDGKLSADEGMEKMLSAESTLNDIAESVSNIAEMAMQMAAAVEEQAQVSDQINEQVEKISDLASNNLSKGEESTECVKNIEQIANDLHELVVRFK, from the coding sequence ATGCGCAGAAACCTACCGGTTACGGACAACGAAAAAACCTTCTCACCCAATCAGAAACTTATTTCCTCCACAGATCTCAAAGGTAAGATTAGGCACTGTAATTCGGCCTTTGTAGAGGTAAGTGGTTTCAGCCGGGACGAGCTGATTGGCCAGCCTCACAATATTGTCCGGCATCCCGATATGCCACCCGCCGCCTATGAGAACATGTGGGCACACCTTAAGGCCGGACAGCCCTGGATGGGCCTGGTAAAGAACCGTTGCAAGAACGGCGATTTCTACTGGGTCAGTGCCTACGTTACCCCGGTCACCGAAAACGGCAAGGTAGTCGGCTACGAGTCCGTGAGATCCTGTCCCGACAGGAAGGACGTCGAGCGCGCAGAAAAGCTATACGCAGCCCTGAGGGCGGGCAGAACAGGAACCCCTTTCTGGCGCCGTGTCCAACCCCCCACCATCTTTTTGGCGCTTGTTTTCATTGTCACAGGGGCACTGTTTCTTGCCGATCAGAAAATGTTGTCCGAGCTTGTGCTGGCTGGGGGCGTGATTGCCTATGCCGGCTGGATGCATCTGGCCAGAAAACAGCTGATGGGCTCGGTCACCAGGCTACTGGCACACAGCTTCACAGATGATCTGGCCGCAAGAAGCTACACTGATGACGATTTGCCACTTGGACGTATCAAGGTTGCAGTAAAGGCCCAACAAGCTCACCTTGATGCGGTACTCACCCGGCTTGAAGACTCCGCCGATGAGATGCGACTGTATTCTGTGAAAGGTCGCGAAGTCAGCTTCGAAGCTCAGGAGGCCCTCAAACAGCAGCAGGCCGAAACCGAACAGGTTGCGGCAGCCGTACACGAGATGTCCCATACCATTGCGGAGGTCTCCTCGAACGTCCAGTCCACGGCAGAGCGGGCGGATGGCGCAAAAGAGTTTGCCAATGAGGGGCGTTCCGTTGTGCGCGGGACCCGGGAAGCCATTGAATCTCTCAAAGGTTCCGTTCATGGCATTAGCGCTTCCGTTGGCGAGTTGGCTCAGCAGACTCAGCAGATAGCCTCAGCCGCAAAAATTATCGAAGAGATTGCAGAGCAGACCAACCTGCTGGCCCTGAATGCCGCCATTGAAGCGGCGAGGGCCGGCGAGCATGGACGCGGATTTGCCGTTGTGGCCGAAGAGGTAAGGGGCCTGGCATCCCGGACCCGCAATTCAACGAGTGAAATCCATGGCATTGTCAGCGAACTGATTGCCCGCTCCGAGGAGGCCAACCAGAAAGCCGACGATGGCAAGCTTTCGGCAGACGAGGGCATGGAAAAAATGCTTTCGGCCGAGAGCACCCTTAATGACATTGCTGAATCCGTCTCCAACATTGCCGAAATGGCAATGCAGATGGCAGCTGCCGTGGAGGAGCAGGCCCAGGTGTCGGATCAGATCAACGAGCAAGTGGAGAAAATCTCGGATCTGGCATCCAACAACCTGTCCAAAGGTGAAGAGTCCACCGAGTGCGTTAAAAACATTGAGCAGATTGCGAACGATTTGCACGAGCTGGTCGTACGTTTCAAGTGA